One stretch of Streptomyces sp. R21 DNA includes these proteins:
- a CDS encoding DUF6250 domain-containing protein has product MTTTRRAFGALAAGAALAALAPVTATAAPLQRRGRLIAHDDFRHGLGQWAVELEKGGTVAAARGTLEVDVPAGATVWFKQRLEGPYVIEYTATPVSAGGVNDRVSDLNSFWNAVDVRSPDDLFATARGGALAEYDYLKTYYVGYGANTNTTTRLRRYVGEAGVRPLIYDYTQPLLTAGEPNRVRIVSDGSAVQWWDNGRLVFDYTDPEPYTSGHFGFRTTWSHFRIRDFRVWRLPQRP; this is encoded by the coding sequence ATGACGACCACGCGTAGAGCCTTCGGAGCACTGGCCGCCGGGGCGGCCCTGGCCGCGCTCGCCCCGGTGACGGCCACCGCCGCACCCCTGCAACGCAGGGGACGGCTGATCGCTCATGACGACTTCCGCCACGGGCTCGGTCAGTGGGCCGTGGAGCTGGAGAAGGGCGGCACGGTCGCCGCCGCACGGGGAACCCTCGAGGTCGACGTGCCCGCCGGCGCGACGGTCTGGTTCAAGCAGCGGCTGGAAGGCCCGTACGTCATCGAGTACACCGCCACGCCGGTCTCCGCGGGCGGCGTGAACGACCGGGTCTCCGACCTCAACAGCTTCTGGAACGCCGTCGACGTCCGCTCCCCGGACGACCTCTTCGCCACCGCGCGCGGCGGCGCACTCGCGGAGTACGACTACCTCAAGACGTACTACGTCGGCTACGGCGCCAACACCAACACCACGACCCGACTGCGCCGGTACGTGGGTGAGGCGGGTGTCCGCCCGCTGATCTACGACTACACGCAGCCGCTGCTGACCGCGGGCGAGCCGAACCGCGTCCGGATCGTCTCCGACGGCTCGGCCGTCCAGTGGTGGGACAACGGGCGGCTCGTGTTCGACTACACCGACCCGGAGCCGTACACGAGCGGGCACTTCGGGTTCCGGACCACATGGAGCCACTTCCGGATCAGGGACTTCCGGGTGTGGCGGCTGCCTCAACGCCCTTGA
- a CDS encoding Tat pathway signal sequence domain protein: MEVPVPGVRRRAVIKGAAAAAAATPFSWALSRSASAATDAGGDTELHWLEGSAPAAHAGTTWGVPWARGTYRPDQAFRLTTSSGDDVPLQSWVTGHWPDGSVKWTAHAIAPGAPTSETYRLAAGTPAAPAQKVTVTRTGGRIEVSTGVITAVFGTKGSDTVVRSVRRGSAEIARGGRLVALRQGSLRDGVAAEDFTGRIERTEVEQDGPVRAVVRVEGRHRRASRGWLPFVLRFSFHAGAESFRLVHTFVWDGKQEPGKDDGDFLRGLGVRFTVPLSDAAYDRHVRLADAAGGLFSEAVQGITGLRRDPGEAVRSAQIAGERLPDTATWDTRVSSRLAYIPQWGDFTLTQPTADGYAIRKRTKAGHGWIQAAAGRRAGGFGYVGGASGGLSFGLRDFWQRHPTQLDIRGAASEAAEVTLWLYSPEAPPLDLRFYHDGLGQDTYAKQSEGLEITYEDYEPGFGTPYGIARTSELTFWALQKTPSAADLAAQAAAVATPPLLTASPERLHSAGIFGDWAPVDRSNAPRKVIEDHLDDLFAYYRDQREDRRWYGFLDYGDVQHTYDNDRHVWRYDVGGFAWDNSELGTDLWLWYHFLRTGSAEVFRFAEAMTRHTGEVDVYHLGKWAGLGTRHGVQHYADSAKQVRISTAANRRFYYFLTGDERTGDLLSELVDVELTFLEVDPQRKVRTDGYTPGDRHALSVGFGTDWGGLSAAWLTEWERRGPHWEKARTKLVNSLRTIAAQPNGFFTGTGLLDADTGKFTVTTDRSVSVSHLSAVFGLVETNSEIVSLLGDDEPQFADAWLKYAQYYNGTNAEKTALTGSTWKSALPAAHSRITAYAAQRKDDPTLAKRAWNEFYTGSDTYFPSNDWSRVTIKTPAVLRTTEEIPWISTNSSAQWALAAIQNLALIGDRIPS, translated from the coding sequence ATGGAGGTCCCCGTGCCCGGCGTCCGACGACGCGCTGTCATCAAGGGCGCCGCAGCCGCGGCCGCCGCCACCCCCTTCTCCTGGGCCCTGTCCCGAAGCGCCTCCGCCGCCACGGACGCCGGGGGTGACACTGAGCTGCACTGGCTGGAAGGCTCCGCGCCCGCCGCCCACGCCGGGACCACCTGGGGCGTGCCCTGGGCCCGCGGCACCTACCGGCCCGACCAGGCGTTCCGGCTGACCACCTCCTCCGGCGACGACGTCCCCCTGCAGAGCTGGGTCACCGGCCACTGGCCCGACGGCTCGGTGAAGTGGACCGCCCACGCCATCGCACCAGGCGCGCCCACCTCGGAGACGTACCGGCTGGCCGCGGGCACCCCCGCCGCCCCCGCCCAGAAGGTCACCGTCACGCGGACCGGCGGTCGTATCGAGGTGTCGACCGGTGTCATCACGGCGGTGTTCGGCACGAAGGGCTCCGACACCGTGGTGCGCAGCGTCCGGCGCGGCTCGGCCGAGATCGCCCGTGGCGGACGGCTGGTCGCCCTACGGCAGGGCTCGCTCCGTGACGGCGTCGCGGCCGAGGACTTCACCGGGCGGATCGAGAGGACCGAGGTCGAACAGGACGGGCCGGTGCGCGCCGTCGTACGCGTCGAGGGCCGCCACCGGCGCGCCAGCCGCGGCTGGCTGCCCTTCGTGCTGCGCTTCTCCTTCCACGCCGGGGCCGAGTCCTTCCGGCTCGTGCACACCTTCGTCTGGGACGGCAAGCAGGAGCCCGGCAAGGACGACGGGGACTTCCTGCGCGGGCTCGGCGTCCGCTTCACCGTGCCGCTGAGCGACGCGGCGTACGACCGGCATGTACGCCTCGCCGACGCGGCGGGTGGCCTCTTCAGCGAGGCCGTCCAGGGCATCACCGGGCTGCGCCGCGACCCCGGCGAGGCGGTGCGCAGCGCGCAGATCGCGGGCGAGAGGCTGCCCGACACCGCGACCTGGGACACCCGCGTGTCCAGTCGCCTCGCCTACATCCCGCAGTGGGGCGACTTCACGCTCACCCAGCCCACGGCGGACGGCTACGCGATCCGCAAGCGCACCAAGGCCGGGCACGGCTGGATCCAGGCCGCCGCCGGACGACGGGCCGGTGGCTTCGGCTACGTCGGCGGCGCGAGCGGCGGACTCTCCTTCGGCCTGCGGGACTTCTGGCAGCGTCACCCCACGCAGCTCGACATCCGCGGCGCGGCTTCCGAGGCCGCCGAGGTCACTCTCTGGCTCTACTCGCCCGAGGCGCCGCCGCTCGACCTGCGCTTCTACCACGATGGCCTGGGCCAGGACACGTACGCGAAGCAGTCCGAGGGCCTGGAGATCACCTACGAGGACTACGAGCCGGGCTTCGGCACGCCCTACGGGATCGCCCGTACCAGCGAGTTGACGTTCTGGGCCCTTCAGAAGACCCCGAGCGCCGCCGACCTGGCCGCGCAGGCAGCGGCCGTCGCGACCCCGCCGCTGCTGACCGCGAGCCCCGAACGCCTGCACTCCGCAGGGATCTTCGGCGACTGGGCGCCGGTCGACCGCTCGAACGCGCCCCGCAAGGTCATCGAGGACCACCTCGACGACCTGTTCGCCTACTACCGTGACCAGCGCGAGGACCGCCGCTGGTACGGCTTCCTCGACTACGGCGACGTGCAGCACACCTACGACAACGACCGGCACGTCTGGCGCTACGACGTCGGCGGCTTCGCCTGGGACAACTCCGAACTGGGCACCGACCTCTGGCTCTGGTACCACTTCCTGCGCACCGGATCGGCGGAAGTCTTCCGGTTCGCGGAGGCGATGACCCGGCACACCGGCGAGGTCGACGTCTACCACCTCGGCAAGTGGGCCGGTCTCGGCACCCGGCACGGCGTGCAGCACTACGCGGACAGCGCCAAGCAGGTCCGCATCTCTACGGCCGCCAACCGCCGCTTCTACTACTTCCTCACCGGCGACGAGCGCACCGGCGACCTGTTGAGTGAACTCGTCGACGTGGAGCTGACGTTCCTGGAGGTCGACCCGCAGCGCAAGGTCCGCACGGACGGCTACACCCCCGGCGACCGGCACGCGCTGTCCGTCGGATTCGGCACCGACTGGGGCGGGTTGTCGGCGGCCTGGCTCACGGAGTGGGAGCGCCGCGGCCCGCACTGGGAGAAGGCCAGGACCAAGCTGGTCAATTCACTACGGACCATCGCCGCGCAGCCGAACGGCTTCTTCACCGGGACGGGCCTTCTCGACGCCGACACCGGCAAGTTCACGGTCACCACGGACAGGAGTGTCAGCGTCTCCCACCTGTCCGCCGTCTTCGGTCTCGTCGAGACCAACAGCGAGATCGTCTCGCTGCTCGGCGACGACGAACCCCAATTCGCCGACGCCTGGCTGAAGTACGCCCAGTACTACAACGGCACGAACGCCGAGAAGACGGCGCTGACGGGCTCGACCTGGAAGTCCGCGCTGCCCGCCGCACACTCCCGGATCACCGCCTACGCAGCCCAGCGCAAGGACGACCCGACGCTCGCCAAGCGCGCCTGGAACGAGTTCTACACCGGCAGCGACACCTATTTCCCGTCCAACGACTGGTCGCGGGTCACCATCAAGACCCCGGCCGTGCTGCGCACCACGGAGGAGATTCCCTGGATCTCCACCAACTCCTCGGCGCAGTGGGCACTCGCGGCGATCCAGAACCTGGCGCTGATCGGAGACCGGATCCCGTCATGA
- a CDS encoding Glu/Leu/Phe/Val dehydrogenase dimerization domain-containing protein, producing the protein MTAPLMSLTWTDHVTGREGFLVVDRLVRGVSSGGLRMRDGCRLEEVTGLARGMTMKEALHYNPEGRYIPLGGAKGGIDCDPQDPGAYGLLVRYLRAMRPYIENFWTTGEDLGLTQDLVDRAAEEAGLVSSIQAVYPLLDDETAARQRLADAFALDVDGIGLDELVGGCGVAESVLAALDRAGVPYAGTRVAVQGLGTMGGATARFLAQAGLAVVAVADIKGTIANPEGLDVEALLAARDAYGTVDRSALRPADRELPGDAWLSAADAEVLVPAAVSYAIDTVNQREITARWIVEAANMPVLPEAEQLLAARGVIVLPDVVVNSGTNAWWWWTLFGDIGADADEAFAYTRRSMRALIDQMLARAEAEGMTPRAAAHAIVADRLPVIAERFGWYS; encoded by the coding sequence ATGACCGCCCCCCTGATGTCTCTCACGTGGACCGACCACGTCACCGGCCGCGAGGGGTTCCTGGTCGTCGACCGGCTCGTCCGGGGTGTGTCCAGCGGCGGGCTGCGGATGCGGGACGGCTGCAGGCTGGAGGAGGTCACGGGCCTGGCCCGCGGCATGACGATGAAGGAGGCCCTGCACTACAACCCCGAGGGCCGCTACATCCCGCTGGGCGGCGCCAAGGGCGGCATCGACTGCGACCCCCAGGACCCCGGGGCGTACGGCCTGCTGGTGCGCTATCTGCGCGCCATGCGCCCGTACATCGAGAACTTCTGGACCACCGGCGAGGACCTCGGCCTCACCCAGGACCTGGTCGACCGCGCCGCCGAGGAGGCGGGCCTCGTCTCGTCGATCCAGGCGGTGTACCCGCTGCTCGACGACGAGACGGCGGCCCGGCAGCGACTGGCGGACGCGTTCGCTCTCGACGTGGACGGGATCGGGCTCGACGAGCTGGTCGGCGGCTGCGGTGTCGCCGAGTCGGTGCTCGCGGCCCTGGACCGGGCCGGGGTGCCGTACGCCGGGACGCGGGTCGCCGTGCAGGGTCTGGGCACCATGGGCGGGGCGACGGCACGTTTCCTCGCGCAGGCCGGGCTGGCGGTGGTGGCCGTCGCCGACATCAAGGGCACGATCGCCAATCCCGAGGGGCTCGACGTCGAGGCGCTGCTGGCCGCGCGGGACGCGTACGGGACGGTCGACCGCTCGGCGCTGCGCCCGGCCGACCGCGAACTGCCCGGCGACGCCTGGCTGTCCGCCGCCGACGCCGAGGTGCTGGTGCCCGCCGCCGTCTCGTACGCGATCGACACCGTGAACCAGCGGGAGATCACGGCCCGTTGGATCGTCGAGGCGGCCAACATGCCGGTTCTGCCGGAGGCGGAGCAGCTGCTGGCCGCGCGCGGAGTCATCGTCCTGCCGGACGTCGTGGTCAACTCCGGGACGAACGCCTGGTGGTGGTGGACGCTGTTCGGCGACATCGGTGCGGACGCGGACGAGGCGTTCGCGTACACCCGCCGCTCGATGCGCGCCCTGATCGACCAGATGCTGGCCCGCGCCGAAGCCGAGGGGATGACGCCGAGGGCGGCCGCGCACGCCATCGTCGCCGACCGGCTGCCCGTGATCGCGGAGCGGTTCGGCTGGTACAGCTGA
- a CDS encoding SGNH/GDSL hydrolase family protein, translated as MIGSYVAVGDSFTEGVGDPGPDGAFVGWADRFAVLLADRRPEGDFNYTNLAVRGKLLDQIVEDQLGRAKELAPDLVSFCAGGNDIIRPGTDPDEVAERFERAVADLTSAVGTVLVTTGFDTRTVPVLKHLRGKIATYNGHVRAIADRYGCPVLDLWSLKTVQDRRAWDGDRLHLSPEGHTRVALRAGQVLGLEVPADPDQPWPPLPPRGTLEVRRDDIHWAREYLVPWIGRRLRGESSGDHVAAKGTLSPDDIKMRIEAVA; from the coding sequence GTGATCGGGTCGTACGTGGCGGTGGGGGACAGCTTCACCGAAGGCGTCGGCGATCCCGGCCCCGACGGGGCCTTCGTCGGGTGGGCCGACCGGTTCGCGGTGCTTCTCGCGGACCGGCGGCCCGAAGGCGACTTCAACTACACCAACCTTGCCGTACGCGGAAAGCTCCTCGACCAGATCGTCGAGGACCAACTGGGGCGGGCCAAGGAACTCGCCCCGGACCTGGTCTCCTTCTGCGCGGGCGGCAACGACATCATCCGTCCCGGCACCGACCCCGACGAGGTCGCGGAGCGCTTCGAGCGCGCGGTCGCCGACCTCACCTCCGCCGTCGGCACCGTCCTGGTGACCACCGGCTTCGACACGCGTACCGTCCCGGTGCTGAAGCATCTGCGCGGCAAGATCGCCACGTACAACGGGCATGTGCGCGCCATCGCCGACCGGTACGGCTGCCCGGTCCTCGACCTGTGGTCGCTGAAGACGGTTCAGGACCGGCGCGCCTGGGACGGCGACCGCCTGCACCTGTCGCCCGAGGGCCACACCCGGGTCGCGCTCCGCGCCGGCCAGGTCCTCGGCCTCGAAGTACCCGCCGACCCGGACCAGCCCTGGCCCCCGCTGCCGCCGCGCGGCACGTTGGAGGTCCGGCGCGACGACATCCACTGGGCGCGCGAGTACCTCGTCCCGTGGATCGGGCGGCGGTTGCGCGGCGAGTCCTCCGGGGACCACGTCGCGGCGAAGGGCACCTTGTCGCCGGACGACATCAAGATGCGCATCGAGGCGGTGGCCTGA
- a CDS encoding peptidoglycan DD-metalloendopeptidase family protein, with the protein MPAKGKHRRPKSQRFTRSIAVAGTGGAALALPLMGATGAHAATPAAAVSTVPEKTAENVAQNVSEKASTAAPTAVQKAGTKTYSVRAGDYLSKIADEQNVTGGWKKLYSDNRTAVGSDPSLIHPGLKLTIGKKAATAATQSSGKRTQTTKSTAAQTTGSKTTQSADTASSSGYGLPVSGATVGTGYKVAGSMWSSGYHTGVDFVVPTGTTIKAIAAGTVVSAAYDGAYGNEVVIQHADGQYSQYAHMSQLSVSAGQTVTEGQQLGLSGATGNVTGPHLHFEIRTTPNYGSDVDPVAYLRSHGVAVG; encoded by the coding sequence ATGCCCGCGAAGGGTAAGCACCGCCGTCCCAAGTCCCAGCGTTTCACTCGCTCGATCGCCGTCGCCGGAACCGGTGGCGCCGCGCTGGCGCTGCCTCTGATGGGGGCCACGGGTGCCCACGCCGCCACCCCCGCGGCCGCCGTTTCGACGGTTCCCGAGAAGACCGCCGAGAACGTCGCGCAGAACGTCTCGGAAAAGGCCTCCACCGCCGCTCCGACCGCCGTCCAGAAGGCCGGCACGAAGACCTACTCGGTGCGGGCCGGTGACTACCTCTCGAAGATCGCCGACGAGCAGAACGTCACCGGGGGCTGGAAGAAGCTCTACTCCGACAACCGCACGGCCGTCGGCAGCGACCCCTCGCTGATCCACCCGGGCCTGAAGCTGACGATCGGCAAGAAGGCCGCGACCGCCGCCACCCAGTCGTCCGGCAAGCGCACGCAGACGACCAAGTCGACGGCCGCGCAGACGACCGGTTCCAAGACCACTCAGTCCGCCGACACGGCCAGCAGCTCCGGCTACGGCCTGCCCGTCTCCGGTGCCACCGTCGGCACCGGCTACAAGGTCGCCGGCAGCATGTGGTCCAGCGGCTACCACACCGGCGTGGACTTCGTGGTGCCGACCGGCACCACCATCAAGGCCATCGCCGCGGGCACCGTCGTCTCGGCCGCCTACGACGGCGCCTACGGCAACGAGGTCGTCATCCAGCACGCCGACGGCCAGTACAGCCAGTACGCCCACATGTCGCAGCTCTCCGTCTCGGCGGGCCAGACCGTGACCGAGGGCCAGCAGCTCGGCCTCTCGGGCGCGACCGGCAACGTCACCGGCCCGCACCTGCACTTCGAGATCCGCACCACGCCGAACTACGGCTCGGACGTGGACCCCGTGGCGTACCTCCGCTCGCATGGCGTGGCCGTCGGCTGA
- a CDS encoding GDSL-type esterase/lipase family protein, which translates to MRRLLVTATAAALVLPGAPPVFASGRPNVVRPDDRRLAYEGHWGRTPEAATTVNSGSRLRFRFTGGGVHALFDVASITVPAQIYVSVDGGPRQLYAVDRGNIGIGAPGRGPHTVEISVKDVFSRANRWTPPLETGVVFTGLRLDQGGRLLPEHRSPTRRLAFYGDSITQGVMALCEVNTSDCADGTAAYPTLVADRLGASLTQVGFGRQGVVQTGNGGVPAAKDAYGWNYADSRADSDRRADVIVVNQGTNDAASAADDFRSAYRSYLEELRSAAPHARILALRPFNGTHADDIAAVVDQLADSAVEFVDTTGWLSLEDGDFNGTVHPNTQGHRKVADRLAALILDKEH; encoded by the coding sequence ATGAGACGTCTGCTGGTCACCGCCACAGCCGCCGCCCTGGTCCTGCCCGGTGCGCCGCCCGTTTTCGCGTCCGGCCGCCCGAACGTCGTACGCCCCGACGACAGACGCCTCGCCTACGAGGGGCACTGGGGGCGTACGCCCGAGGCCGCGACCACAGTCAACTCCGGCTCCCGGCTGCGCTTCCGCTTCACCGGCGGGGGCGTGCACGCCCTCTTCGACGTCGCGTCGATCACCGTGCCCGCGCAGATCTACGTGTCGGTCGACGGCGGACCGAGGCAGCTGTACGCCGTCGACCGGGGCAACATCGGCATCGGCGCGCCGGGACGGGGGCCGCACACCGTCGAGATCTCCGTGAAGGACGTCTTCTCGCGGGCCAACCGCTGGACTCCTCCCCTGGAGACGGGAGTCGTGTTCACCGGGCTGCGGCTCGACCAGGGTGGCCGCCTGCTCCCCGAACACCGGTCGCCCACACGGCGGTTGGCGTTCTACGGCGACTCCATCACCCAGGGAGTCATGGCCTTGTGCGAGGTCAACACCTCCGACTGCGCCGACGGTACGGCCGCCTACCCGACCCTGGTCGCGGACCGGCTGGGCGCCTCCCTCACCCAGGTCGGTTTCGGCAGGCAGGGTGTGGTCCAGACCGGAAACGGGGGAGTGCCGGCTGCCAAGGACGCCTACGGCTGGAACTACGCCGATTCCAGGGCGGATTCGGACCGCCGCGCCGATGTGATCGTGGTCAACCAGGGCACGAACGACGCGGCGTCCGCGGCCGACGACTTCCGGTCGGCCTACCGCTCCTACCTCGAAGAGCTGAGATCCGCCGCCCCGCACGCCCGCATCCTCGCCCTGCGCCCCTTCAACGGCACCCACGCCGACGACATCGCGGCCGTCGTGGACCAACTCGCCGACTCCGCCGTGGAGTTCGTCGACACCACCGGATGGCTGTCCCTGGAGGACGGCGACTTCAACGGCACCGTCCACCCGAACACACAGGGCCATCGCAAGGTGGCCGACCGCCTCGCCGCCCTCATCCTCGACAAGGAGCACTGA
- a CDS encoding acyl-CoA dehydrogenase family protein, whose amino-acid sequence MRTFDISRTVLGAAATGVARAAYEYARDHARERQQFGKPVIEHQAVAFRLADMRTRVEQARLMTWRAAKRLDAGLDATAEAAMAKLTASETAAHCTWAAVQTLGGSGYSREFPVEQWMRDAKLEEPEEGTSDIMRLLIARSM is encoded by the coding sequence ATGCGGACCTTCGACATCTCGCGCACGGTGCTGGGCGCGGCCGCGACCGGGGTGGCCCGTGCCGCCTACGAGTACGCGCGCGACCACGCCCGCGAGCGGCAGCAGTTCGGCAAGCCGGTCATCGAGCACCAGGCGGTGGCGTTCCGTCTCGCCGACATGCGCACGCGCGTGGAGCAGGCCCGGCTGATGACCTGGCGCGCCGCGAAACGCCTCGACGCCGGTCTCGACGCGACCGCCGAGGCGGCGATGGCCAAGCTGACGGCCTCGGAGACGGCCGCGCACTGCACCTGGGCGGCCGTCCAGACGCTCGGCGGCTCGGGATACTCCCGGGAGTTCCCCGTCGAGCAGTGGATGCGCGACGCGAAGCTGGAGGAGCCCGAGGAAGGCACCTCGGACATCATGCGGCTCCTGATCGCGCGGAGCATGTGA
- a CDS encoding MBL fold metallo-hydrolase encodes MTGFRTLSSGLRALQPAAFGADPSGARLERIRRSPNFADGVFVNPEGARIRPDGSMLEFAKVFFRKEERVHRTPSGTVPVHPTTLADLAKPAPSGLRLTWMGHSSVLAEIDGHRVLFDPVWGERCSPFDFAGPKRLHPVPLPLAALGPVDVVVISHDHYDHLDLPSIKALADTDTVFAVPLGVGAHLEHWGVSADRLRELDWNETTKVGGLSLTATPARHFCGRGLRNTQHTLWASWVVEGDEHRIYHSGDTGYFEGFKDIGAEHGPFDATMIQIGAYSEYWPDIHMTPEEGMRAHLDLQGGQPTGVMLPIHWATFNLAPHPWAEPGEGTIAAARAAGARIALPRPGEPFEPTAESVPAEPWWRGVSLVPKGGWPALDAVATDTRGDVRAEVAEGTGEPEAVPAG; translated from the coding sequence GTGACCGGTTTCCGTACGTTGAGCTCCGGGCTCCGCGCGCTGCAGCCCGCCGCCTTCGGCGCGGATCCGAGCGGTGCGCGCCTGGAGCGCATCCGCAGATCGCCGAACTTCGCGGACGGTGTCTTCGTCAATCCGGAGGGTGCCCGGATTCGGCCCGACGGTTCCATGCTCGAATTCGCCAAGGTCTTCTTCCGTAAGGAGGAGCGCGTCCACCGCACGCCGTCGGGCACGGTGCCGGTGCATCCGACGACGCTCGCGGACCTCGCGAAGCCCGCGCCGAGCGGGCTGCGGCTCACCTGGATGGGGCATTCCAGCGTGCTCGCCGAGATCGACGGGCACCGTGTGCTCTTCGACCCGGTCTGGGGAGAGCGCTGTTCTCCGTTCGACTTCGCCGGTCCCAAGCGGCTGCACCCGGTGCCGCTGCCGCTGGCCGCGCTCGGCCCGGTCGACGTCGTCGTGATCTCGCACGACCACTACGACCACCTCGACCTGCCCAGCATCAAGGCCCTGGCCGACACCGACACGGTGTTCGCGGTGCCGCTCGGCGTCGGCGCCCACCTGGAGCACTGGGGAGTATCGGCGGACCGCCTGCGCGAGCTGGACTGGAACGAGACGACCAAGGTCGGGGGGCTCTCCCTGACCGCGACGCCCGCCCGTCACTTCTGCGGCCGGGGCCTGCGCAACACCCAGCACACGCTGTGGGCCTCCTGGGTGGTCGAGGGCGACGAGCACCGGATCTACCACAGCGGCGACACCGGCTACTTCGAGGGCTTCAAGGACATCGGCGCGGAGCACGGCCCGTTCGACGCCACGATGATCCAGATCGGCGCGTACAGCGAGTACTGGCCCGACATCCACATGACGCCCGAGGAGGGCATGCGCGCCCACCTGGACCTCCAGGGCGGGCAGCCCACCGGTGTGATGCTGCCGATCCACTGGGCGACCTTCAACCTGGCCCCGCACCCGTGGGCCGAACCCGGCGAGGGCACGATCGCGGCCGCGCGCGCGGCCGGGGCACGGATCGCGCTGCCCCGACCCGGTGAGCCCTTCGAGCCCACGGCCGAGAGTGTTCCGGCCGAGCCCTGGTGGCGCGGTGTGTCGCTCGTCCCGAAGGGCGGTTGGCCCGCCCTCGACGCGGTGGCGACCGACACGCGGGGTGATGTCCGGGCCGAGGTCGCGGAGGGCACCGGCGAGCCGGAGGCCGTTCCTGCCGGGTGA
- a CDS encoding acyl-CoA dehydrogenase family protein → MSDLPTELVPIGAEQRDIVELTRTFAREEIRPRARSVDEADIETMTALATTEPGGGSDAASIVATAHRTGDGYRLNGQKAWISNAGEAEQYVVVAKTDPTRRSRGVSAFLLRKDTEGVSFGEPMRKTGQRAIVCRESFSRTPTSPRDRGWERKARVSTG, encoded by the coding sequence GTGTCCGACCTCCCCACCGAGCTGGTCCCGATCGGCGCGGAGCAGCGCGACATCGTGGAGCTGACGCGCACCTTCGCGCGGGAGGAGATCCGGCCCCGGGCGCGCAGCGTCGACGAGGCTGACATCGAGACGATGACGGCCCTGGCGACCACCGAGCCCGGCGGGGGTTCCGACGCCGCCTCCATCGTCGCCACCGCGCACCGCACCGGTGACGGCTACCGTCTCAACGGACAGAAGGCGTGGATCTCGAACGCGGGCGAGGCCGAGCAGTACGTCGTGGTCGCCAAGACCGACCCGACCCGCCGGTCCCGCGGCGTCTCCGCGTTCCTGCTGCGCAAGGACACCGAAGGTGTCTCCTTCGGTGAGCCGATGCGCAAGACGGGACAGCGAGCGATCGTCTGCAGGGAGTCTTTCTCCAGGACGCCCACGTCCCCGAGGGACAGAGGCTGGGAGCGGAAGGCGAGGGTTTCCACGGGCTGA
- a CDS encoding TetR/AcrR family transcriptional regulator → MARVRLSVAERREELLRAAIEQIEVRGVAAVRIADVASALGVSNALVLYHFSTKEKLVAAAFTYAAEDDLAHLRKLLGRRTSALRRLRAAVRWYAPTGQAKGWRLWIEGWAAALREPVLREVTRDLDRQWKAAIAEVIAEGVAAGEFPCPDPAVAALRLTALLDGLAVQMTAYPGAVSRARTQEWVDEALARELGVTREVLTATAATAATTTTR, encoded by the coding sequence GTGGCGAGAGTGCGGTTGAGCGTGGCGGAGCGGCGCGAGGAGTTGCTGCGGGCCGCCATCGAGCAGATCGAGGTGCGGGGCGTGGCGGCGGTGCGGATCGCCGACGTGGCCTCGGCTCTGGGGGTCAGCAACGCGCTGGTGCTGTACCACTTCTCGACCAAGGAGAAACTGGTCGCCGCCGCGTTCACGTACGCCGCCGAGGACGACCTCGCCCATCTGCGCAAGCTGCTCGGCCGCCGTACGTCGGCGCTGCGGCGGCTGCGGGCGGCCGTGCGCTGGTACGCGCCGACCGGGCAGGCCAAGGGCTGGCGCCTGTGGATCGAGGGCTGGGCGGCGGCGCTGCGCGAGCCCGTGCTGCGCGAGGTCACCCGCGATCTCGACAGGCAGTGGAAGGCCGCGATCGCGGAGGTGATCGCGGAAGGGGTCGCCGCCGGTGAGTTCCCGTGCCCGGATCCCGCCGTGGCGGCACTGCGGCTCACGGCGCTGCTGGACGGACTGGCCGTACAGATGACGGCGTACCCGGGCGCGGTGTCGCGGGCGCGGACCCAGGAGTGGGTCGACGAGGCGCTCGCGCGCGAACTGGGAGTCACTCGCGAGGTGTTGACGGCGACGGCGGCTACGGCGGCGACCACCACGACGCGCTGA